The segment GAGGTTTTCAATAAGGTGAAAACGGATGGTAACTGTTTGATATTTCAAAACATCTAAAGGTTCATAGAACGCATCAATACCTTGGTCAAAATCTATACAGATTGCTGAATCTCTAGTAATATCATTGATTTTATCACCATGTGTTTTAAAGACCAATTGCATCATATCTCGATCAAAAGTATGATACGGTAAGTATACCGGTTTTTTATTTTGAAGGGGCGAAATAATAATTCCATGTGGATTAGACTCTCCATTACATAGATAGTTCTCATCTCCTTTCTCTTCGGCAATTTCAGGGCTCCAACCCATCCCATCAATAGAAAAATGAGCAAGCTTTGTTTCGGTAAAGCCCATTTTCAGTAAGCATTTATTATAACGTTCCACTAGCTTTCCTGATACTGGAATGAGTTCGCTTCGATATAGATTTGCTGCTATAAGTTTGTTCATTATTATTTTCCCCTTAGTTGAGAATCATAGGTTTTTAATTTCGCTATTTTATGAGTTTAATTTCCCAAATCGCTCTCTAGCTTCACTATCAATATTCAATTGATTAACTCTAGCGTCTACTTTACGTTTAAAGTCAGTATCTGCAATGGTCGCAACGTTATCGAGATATCTCACCACTTCTTGTCGGCGGATTTCAGAAAAATCTAAACCTTTCATATTGGCGCGCATCAATTCTTGCAACATATTGTATTTGGTGTCATAATCTTTTTTGAAATAAATTTCTGGGTTTTCAAACCAATCTTCTTCTAAATCAAAATCTGTTAAGCGCAATGAAATGGCACTTTGAATATTACGCACATCTCTAGATGAGAAAAACGGAAATATCTTCTGAATTTCCGTATACAAATTTGCAAAGAATAAGTGCTGATTTGTTTTAAAATTATTTTCAATTTTATCATAGGCTTCTAAAACGCGTTCCTCGGATGGTTTATCCGAATGTTTTAATATCTCACCCATGTTTTTAGCTAGGCCTTGGTCTTGAAGATAGCTATAGTTTTCAGGACCTTGCATGTTGACAAAGTCTGGCATTGTATCATCAAATTTTCGCCACCATAAATGATCCTGATCTAAAAAATCATACTCTGTTTTGGCACCATCAATTTTAAATCGACCCTGCACACGTGAAATTACGGCTTTATCCAACATTTCTGGAAGATTTGTAAATAAGCCTATCGAGCTATTTCCATAATTCACAGCATAAGCTCCTTCGGTGTATCTTAGAAACACACCTATAACCTCTTTAACACCGGCAGAAACACCTTGAGCGGTGCGCTCTTGCAAATTATTTTCTGCATCATCGATTGGTGCAAAGATTAATTTTGAAGGATCTTGTAGTGGTTTCATCCACTCCACCATCTTCTCTGCTGAACCACCTTGAAAGGTCGAAATCAATGTGTCTGGCATAGGGTGAAACAAAAACGGAATATCTAAGCTGTCACAATGTTCTTTAAGTCGTGTCGCAATTGCTGCTATCAACATACTCTTTCCAGTTCCTGGAATACCATAACCCATAAATACAGGCATAAAACCGCCGAGTTCTTGAAACGGATTCTTTTTAGCTGTAAAGTCATAGCTTAACATACGCTCGGTTAAACGACGTGCAAAATGCTTGGCGTCTCTATTTCCAACGATTTGTTCAAACTGAATTTTATTAAATTCAACGCTCTTAGCGGCTCCTTGAAATATGTTCTCCCATCCTGAAACGGCAAAATCAGAGTTCTCTAACTTATAGGTTCTATCGGAAATCGTTTCAGTGTACTCCAAGCTACTTTTACGCATTTGGATTTCAGCAATTAAGGCTTCAAAAAAGACAACGGTAAAATCGATGACATCTTTATCTGTTTTAATAATTTCTGGATGACCTAAATATTTATCATAATAAAATAAGGCACATGAAATACCTTTCAAAGGCGTCATTAAAGACACCTCTGGAATTCCGGCAAACTTATTCTTCATCACACTTAAGTCATCAGAGGCCAGCGTTTGAAGATCATGTAAAATTTTATAGGCTGTCGAAAAGAGCATGAACGCGGTCGCCGTTTGCATTTTACTTTCATATTCTCGTTTTCCCGAATTATCAAGGGCTGTTCTGTTTTCGGCTAGACTAGATAATCCTGAAGCATCATAATAGCTATCTTTAATCCATATTCCCAGGGCAATTCCTTCTTGCACTGCATACAGAGTTTGGTTCAAATAAATTGGAATAGCTATTGATTCTGGCAGTAAGCGTTTTTTTAATTCAAGAATGGTTTTTGAAACAGAAGTAATTTCGGTTCCTCCATTTCCTTTAGCTCTCGACAAATACAGTAAGATCGACTCATCCTTATTATCTTTATCTTTGTTTTTTGCCCGTTGACCTTGTTCCCATTGTATACTTTTAATATAAGATGTAGCTTCATCACGAAGCATGTCAAGTTCATTTTGTTTGATAGGAAAGGTAGAATTATGTTCCATGTTTTAGTTTTCGATATTCTGTTTGGTATCCCAAACTTATCTGCTTTTATTTTAAACCTGAAATTTGAATTGGTGCTTTTGCCAATGTATTCATTATCTCTGGTGTTTTATTATAAAGTAATTGTATAATACGATGTGGTGCAAAGACATATTTTTGACGGTATATATCGTCCCATCTTTGAAAAATTTGTTTGTTAAAGAAACTACCCTCTTTAAATTCACTTCTTGAAGACACTTCGTTAATTTTTAGCGAGATGGCATAAGATTCTAAAGGAATGGTCTTTTTGGAGATCCCTTCAAGAATAGCATGTGTAATTGCATTTTCATCTTTTGCAAACACATTGTGAATTGGTCCCAAATCGACACGTTTAATTAATTTAGGAGATACTTTTGGTAATCTTTTATCAATGCCATAAGCCATCATATCTAGAGCCAATTCTCTATCGGCAACAGTTTTGAGCGCATAATAGATTTCCTCCCGGTCATTTTGAACATTATTACCGTCATAATTAAAATACATATAGCAAATAAACGGTCGGTTATGAGATACTTCATAAAAACTCCAACTCACTAAATATTCACCAGGTGAACCTTCAGGTGCCTCTATAATTTTTCCTTGTACGAATCGATTAAAAATATATTCTTTTTTTGCAGACGTATAATACACAATTGACGAGGCCTGAAACAGTTTACGTTTAGCAATAGGTTCTTTCTTGCGCAATAGGGTATCTAAAAATTCTTCTTTTAATAATTCAACATCTGTTAATTTGCCCAAATACTCTTCGCGTAAACCGAGATCATTAAATAAATAGCGGAATTCTAAATAATTTGGAAATCCAGATTCGGTAAGATCGACCTTCATATTTTCCTCATCATCATACATATATTTCACGCGCATGGCTTCGATAGAGTACAGTAATAAATCGGAGTATTGTTTGAATAGAAGAATTTCTTTTTTATTCAATAGTTCTTTTTGCTGCACAGCCACAATAAGTTCTTTGAGCGAAAAGTCTATCATTTTGTGATAGAAAACGTACTGCTCTTTAGAATCTAATACTGCCGAATCTAATGGTGTTACAATCATGTTTTACTATAAATTCTAAAATTTATAAGTTGTATTTTTCGTTACAAATGTGTGTTTCGGTGGTTATTTTTTCTCCTGCTTTCCCGTAGGTAACTATAGAAGTTCTTTCACATTCTGAATGGTCATTTGAGACATACATGAACGTTATTAGACCAGCACCAACTATCACAATTGCTAGTGATATTAAAAACAATTTTTTCATTTCTATAGTTTGCGTTAAGGATGGAGCGCTTGTTGGAGCTCTCCCGATAACTATCGGGAAGCGACTTGCGAGAGCCTGACCTTCTTCGCTTAGCCTCGTTTAAGGAGGGTAAATGAAGAAGGAAACGCCATCAAAAATTTATGACAACATATCATCATCTTTAGCCTCTGGTTTTGGTTCACCTTCTGGCTCACCTCCATCAGCCGGTGCATTTGGATCTGCTTTATAATACTCATCAAAAATTTCTTTCATATCAATTCCGTAACGATCTGCAAAATTCTTTTGGATCTCAGAATCTTTAGATCTAATCTCCTTTAGAGCCTCTGCGTAGCTA is part of the Formosa sp. Hel1_31_208 genome and harbors:
- a CDS encoding AAA family ATPase encodes the protein MEHNSTFPIKQNELDMLRDEATSYIKSIQWEQGQRAKNKDKDNKDESILLYLSRAKGNGGTEITSVSKTILELKKRLLPESIAIPIYLNQTLYAVQEGIALGIWIKDSYYDASGLSSLAENRTALDNSGKREYESKMQTATAFMLFSTAYKILHDLQTLASDDLSVMKNKFAGIPEVSLMTPLKGISCALFYYDKYLGHPEIIKTDKDVIDFTVVFFEALIAEIQMRKSSLEYTETISDRTYKLENSDFAVSGWENIFQGAAKSVEFNKIQFEQIVGNRDAKHFARRLTERMLSYDFTAKKNPFQELGGFMPVFMGYGIPGTGKSMLIAAIATRLKEHCDSLDIPFLFHPMPDTLISTFQGGSAEKMVEWMKPLQDPSKLIFAPIDDAENNLQERTAQGVSAGVKEVIGVFLRYTEGAYAVNYGNSSIGLFTNLPEMLDKAVISRVQGRFKIDGAKTEYDFLDQDHLWWRKFDDTMPDFVNMQGPENYSYLQDQGLAKNMGEILKHSDKPSEERVLEAYDKIENNFKTNQHLFFANLYTEIQKIFPFFSSRDVRNIQSAISLRLTDFDLEEDWFENPEIYFKKDYDTKYNMLQELMRANMKGLDFSEIRRQEVVRYLDNVATIADTDFKRKVDARVNQLNIDSEARERFGKLNS